From the Rhinopithecus roxellana isolate Shanxi Qingling chromosome 5, ASM756505v1, whole genome shotgun sequence genome, the window ATCGAAATGTTGCATGGCTTTTTCTTGAAGTGGATCTACCTGCGTAATCCATGCAGGTagacttcattaattttttaattacatttcaaGGGTAGACTTAATAGAGTAAGTATCTCCTGGTCACCAGCCTCTGAAAGATTAAACAGTACTTGCCCCTTCTGCTGCTGTGAAGCAGCAACTTCAGATTCTTAATGTAGTCTAGTTGGTTGCCTGTTTTCCTTGCCTTCTCCTCAACAAGacaattttttctttgaatatatctGATTTGTCTGTGAGCTCCAACCCTGCACAGAGCCCAGGTCATGGTAATTACTCactaatgtttgttgaatgaagaagGATAGGTCCTGCCCCTAGATGGATTTTCTCAGGCACAGAAATATTCATCAAGGCCAGATGAATGTCCTCTTAGATGGCTAGGAGCACTTTGGCCCTGCATTATGTGATTTCTCTATCTGCTGGTTGGTGCTGAATGACAGCGACTattattcttcattcttttgcctaattgctgAACACACAAGACCTGTCTATATTGATTTCTTCTCAACTGCTGCATTGATTGACTAACTTCTGCATTGATTGACTAATCTTGAAGAAAATTGTTCTTCTtcctcactagaatgtaagctccaagaGAGAAAGTACTTTGTTGCTCTTCTCCTCAGTATCCTCAGTTTGAGGACAGTGCAGTGATACTGAATGACTAAGTGTGTATCTTACTCCAGCTTTGCTCTGCTCTTTgtccattttctgtttgtttttctcctttttttttttttttttttttttttagttttttcaataccttctttattatgtctataaaatTATATGGAGCactggaaatatttattgaatatgacACCAATGACGtgctattgtatttttttaaattttgacttcTTTTAAAGAAGGTGATAACAATCTGTGGAAAATGTTTTTACTGTATCATGCCAATATACTGCAAggagtatttcaaaataatataaaagtaattCACAGACTTAGATTAAATGAAGATCAAATGATCcaaaaatttttcttccttagttTTTCACAGCGACTGCTAAAGTCCAAAAGCTGATTTTTCCAAGaaaattattctaataatttCGAGTGTTCAATCCGTGCAATGGTCCAGTCAGGCTTTACTCCTTGTGTGAACTCCCTCTGAAACTCATAGCTTGCACTAagaagttgtttagtttccacaTTCTGATTCCCCAACTTAACCTGGAATATACTGGCTCCTCTTAAAGTTTCACTGGGGATGTTGGCACTGGTTAGATACCAAAAGCACATCAGGATGTTAAcaaacttccttcctttctcatcaTAGTAAATGGAGATGTCTCCTGTTGATGTAAATACAATTTCATCTATGTTAGCAGCAAGGGCATTTTTATGGTTGTCAGGTAGTGAAGTAACCTTTTCTTTCAATACATGTAGCACCTCTTTGGCCACAAGTTCTTCCAACAGATCAAATTTACACTGTGACAGCAACTTGGATACATGAGCAAAAGCCTGCTTCGCTCCCTCAGAGAACTCTGCGATGCTGAACTCTTTGTCGAAATAGGCCCAGATAAGGAAGGCCTTAATTCGAGTCCTAACCCAGTTGATAGGGTTGGAGAATCCCAGGACGATCATCTTGGTTTTCTGGTGCTGCTGGGGCTTCTCCTCCGTGCTGTAGCTGCGCTGAGGGCAGGCAGGGAAAGAAGCGAAGGCTGTGGGGAGTCCCTGGCGGCTGAGCATTGGCCGCCGGGAGCCCTGGGCAGGTAGCGCCGAGGCCGCCAAGGCCCAAGCGCTTCGGGGAAATAACGCCGCTCCCAAGCCGAGGCGACAGCGGCAGAGGTAGCAAAGTCTGGCCGACGGCAGCCTCATCTCGGCCGCAGCGGGAGTCCGGAGTCGGACGGCCCCGCAGGGCAGCGACCGAGAGTGCCACAAGTGGGGTAGCAGACGAGCGGCCAGCGCCATTTTTATATGACCCTtcgtttttctcctttttaagaaaatgttcacACCACTCTGCATCTCCCTTGGGTAACAACACTTCACAATGGGGAAGACTTCACTTGGCTCTTGCCATTATTTTCCTGCTTAGGCTGGCAATTCCCTATGGAGAGGCAGAGGGTAGCAATGGAAATGAGATGTGATTGGAGGAGAAAGACCCATTCCTTCTCTTTATGTGTCAGGAGAGACAATCATACCTCCCTCAGAAGTGTGGAAGATGAAATAGGATGGCACTTGAGGAAAGGCTTTGTAAAATACTctgtgatgaacatttttttgCAAATAAGAAGCTGACATGCTGATTTGCTTGTCTGCTGTTCAGGGATCAGGGCACCCCAGGTGGGAGCAGTTGGACCCAGGGAGCTGACTTCCATAACCTCCTTCATTCTTCACAACAGTCCTAGGAAGTGGGTGATACTATCCTACTTTAAAGGTGAAGATACAGGTCTCAGAGATGTAGGATTTTTGCCCAAGTTTTATTCATTGAGTAAAAGCAAAGACAGGCTCAGACCTAGGTCCTGTGATGACAGATGTAAACTTCTTGTCACCATCCAACATCTGTCAGGTTGGGTCAGGCGAGAAGTGACCCCTGCACCTTGGCCCCCAGCTTTTGGATGGTGATCCTGATCACATTTGTTTGAATGTCTTTGTAATGTGTTGATGTGGGTACCATTAAGCTTGTACTAGTGTTAATTGAGTTCATATTAGGGTAGTATTCAATTGatcgatttttttttctttcctatcaaACACTGCGCAGCTAGTTAGGTCAAAAGTTAGTTATTTTCTTGAATATGCTGATTAAAAAGGGGTTGACATTGAATGACAGAGGAATTGATTGAATAGAGCAGAGCCTGAATTTGCATATGGACCTTGAGTCTGACCTGGATTTGTAGGTTATTTTATTACATCCCAAGACATAGAATAGAAATGACCACCTATCCACCCATTCCACTCACATGGAGATTTCACTGTTGAATGTGCTCAGTCCTAACCAAGGCATTCTAGTTTATAGCTTAAGTGAACCTGTAAAGACTCTCCAGTTACCCAGCAGGACCTTGTGCAGCTGTGTGTGGAAATCAGGATAATTCCAGTGTTTCTGAGAGTGTTTTAATAGAGCACTGATTACAGATTGCAGGCACCTGGTGGTGTTTTTGTGCTGCGGCTGAAGGGTGCAGTTCCAAAGACAAGAACTGGGCTAGACGGATTCCTATTTTCCCACCCTGTTGTTTACCAGGGCCTGGAATAGGTACTGAGAAACCCTGTCAACAGCTAATCCAGGCTCCTGGTGTGGTTAGTGTGTGCTTTCAGGAGACCACCAACACCAGCACATTGATTCCCAAACCGAGAATGGACATGTGACTTTGCCCAGGGTGTATTCTCCTGCCAGTGGCTCAGAGCCTGGAGACTGTAGGAGAGGCTCAGTTGGAGTCAACACAGAGGCCTGTGGGTTGGAGCTTGGCCAGAGTTACTCTGTGCTTCTTGGACTATCCTGGGCTGTTCCGCTTGGGCAGACCATCATTGCTTTTGGCCTCAATCgccaaatgagaaaacaaactgTGAAAATTCAAAGGGAAAAAGGTGATAGCCAAGAGTCAAGATTTAGAACTCTATGGGCTAGAGGTTTTCTAGTTCAGCACTTAATTTCAGGCCAAttcccaagaaaaaaaatttaatctgagAAGAGTCCCCACTGTGATTAATCatgttttctccttctctgttcTCATCGTTCCCCCAACACACCACCTGTTCTCACCTTCCACAAATTCGGCACTGctgtaatattttacattatcatttcatgtttctctgttttttacttaaaaagaGCATTGGAGTGAAGTCGAGAGCAACATTTAGCCCTAATATTTGTTTTGCTACTCTTGTTGTGTGACTTCAGAATCACCctctggacttcagtttccttatgtgtTAAGTGAGATAATTGGATGAGATAGACCATCACTAGGATCACTTCCAGGCATTAAACTTTTAAGCTTTAGAATGCTACATTTCTGCTGTGCCCACACTTTTTAACTGAGGGGTAAGCTGCTGGTGGGTAAGGCCCAAAAGGGTGTCAAGTAATGTGGTTGGTTAGCTTATTTGTGAACGTCTTGCTGAGATCCTTCTCAGTAAAGTAAAATGATGAAATTCCCCTTGCGGAACCTTTGAAATTGGTGAAACTCAATGCATCACTGCTGGAGAAGCTAAGGTTCCTTTGAAGCACTGTCGGCAAAAGATGGAGGGCCCAGAAAAAGTGGGAGCAGGGAGGTAACAGGGAGGGTCCAAATTGTGCTTTTGAAATGCCAGAGTGGGGGTAATACAGCAAAGGAAGTAGAAGAGGACTTCCCTTGAGAACCAGCAGAAACCTTTGAAATATGTGCCTTTCATATTTAAGCCTTTTCCGGTTTGGAAAATAGCCTGCAAGGCTCATAAAACTGCCTTTTGGCAGCCATCCAAGATCTCAAGAGTTGACTCCTGTTGCAAACTGCTGGTCTCGAAACGATGGTGGTGAGCAGCTGTGATGAGGCTTCCATGGACATTGTCCCCTTTTTGGAGGTAGAGATCTGTTGCAGAATCTCTCTGCTAATGTCAGCTCCCAGTTTCATTTGTAGAATCAAAACAAGCTCTATCCTAATAAGGCTATGTGACTCCTTTGCCAATGAAACAGCATGATATGCACACACGAGATGAACAGATACCCAGAAAGAAGGACTTCAAACTACAGCTTGATTTGTTATCTTTGTAGCTGCTGGGCTGGGCTGATAACAATATCTTGTACACCAGAACGTGTGGCCAATCAGAGGCAAAAGTGCAAAGCAGTTGAATTGTCTTGTTTTACCTAGAATGCATTCCAGCCTCACCTTTCCATGCCTTTCTCACTTCTTCAATATGAGATAATAAGGAAGAGCAAAGCCTTCTGTAGTCATGCATCTTAGGTTTAAGTCCCTGCTCTGCCCTTGAGCAGTGTGATGTAGGACAGTTTTCTTAACCactgagctttagtttcctcatctgtaagagtCTCCCCACCCAAAGTATAAGCATATTAATAAGGAATTTTGAATACCAAAGTCACATATCTAAGTATATACATCTCTTGTGTCAGAATTTGAGGTAGCTGACAGATAGGGCAAGTGCTTtcggaggctgagaagggagccTTTCTATCACCATTCGGATTGTACTGCACTGGCACAAATTGATGAAGTTGACCCTGGGGGAGATCAATTAAAGTTGGAATTACAGTTATTGGCCAGATCCTTAATGAGATCAGAAGTGTTTATAAACCTACTGGAAATTTCATTTGGAAATTGAGGCATTGAAGGGCACAATGTCTTGCCTTTTAAACAAAGTAGGTATGTGTAAAATGGCCCCTCAGAGTGTCACGTTGCATCTGTGCCCCTTGCTGCTGTGAAGACATCATGTTGGAGTATAACACTTATGATATATCAATTACAGAAAACTCACTCAAGCTTTTCCAAGAAATTGTGAAGTGGTGATATTCTCCAAATCAGCGATTCAAATAaggaatgtttcttttttttctttggtttctttgtttttgtttttgtttttgtttttgttttttttaacacagagtctcgctctatcaccaggctggagtgcagtcacaagatctcagctcactgcaacctccgcctcccggattcaagcgattctcctgcctcagcctcccaagtagctgggactacaggtgcgtgccaccgcacccagctaatttttgtatttttagtagagacgggatttcaccatgttggccagggtgatctcaatctcttgaccgcgtgatccacccacctcgacctcccaacaAATAAggaatatttcaaaattgacGTTTGATTTagagaacattttaaagaagttttgctctgatttaaaaaattttagaaagcacACAAACTTGTTTCAACTGTATTTTAGGTTTTTATAGGTTTCAAACTCTTAAAAAATGGAGTTTTCTTTAAAGTCTCattatttttttactgttataTTTTAAGTCTGTTCCAAAATAGAATTAACTTAAatctagaaaacttaaaatttaccTAAAGCTTGAGTCAACAAATACCTGATATAAAAAGCTCATGTTATGCTTGCTGGAGAGtttatgtttctgtttgtttatttttagtggtAGAtagatctttttgttttgttttgttttgttttaatctgcaATTTCTGTTATCAATCATACCCTCCCCTAAGGGGAAAACATCTGACCTACctaaactttttatttcctttcatataTGGGTTTAGAgctttttccttctgtcttttcttcagtgtaagcaaaagaaacaaactaatTCAGCAGGTAGTGCAGAATAGcagataattaaaatgtttattttcatgttaaGTCAATCTTTATGTGGCTTTTGCCTGTATTTGAACATGGTTGGAATAGATTTGGCTGTTTCCAATGCTGTCTGCTATCAGTGATGTTCTCAAGTCAACATATTGTTTTCTTAGTTTGCCAACTAGTTGTTGGATACCACAATGACATGATTGCTTAGTAAAAATTGGGGAATGTCAAAAAGTTgagctcttttatatttttttctcttactaccTTCCTTTTTTGATGTGGTTCAATTCACTTTTCAAGGTTTGTTCTATGTTTTAGATTGATAATCTTGTCATAATCCATAATACACCAAtgagtgtactccagcctggcattCACTATGATTCTTTATTTCTACCCATTACTGTAGAAAGAGTACATGGATACTGTAGAGCTGGCTTTACTGGCCCTTGGAATTTAAACTTGTGAATGTGGAGATCCTATTAATAGAATCCCTTGGAATGAGTGATGCTTATGAAATCTTTGTCTTACCTCAATAAATCCTCCAAATGACATATCCTATGTAgcttttgttggtggtggtattTTTTGGCTTTGTCATATCATTTGTGAAAGTTAGGATGTAGTGATTGACAAGAAGTTTAAAAAGTACACCCACAATGTAAATAAACTTGTGTAAACACAGATCTTATAGTCAGGGTTCTTTGGATATCAAACTTACAAGAAGAATGTGTGTACTGAACATATAAACAAGGACAGAGGAGATGAAAATAGTCTAGATTTATAGTTGAAGTAGACATGAGTCATGGGCTCAGAGAATCCTGTGAACATAATGTCTCTTACACAGGGAGAGTTAGTATATACAGGGAAAAGAAACCCAGTCGGGTCTCTTAGTGTTTGGCAGTCTGATGGCAGAAAAGCAATACCTCATTTCCttccttaaagaattaaacaGTATGACCAGGGCTGTTGTGTATGGTTGTGACGTTTTTACATTGTTCCAGAGTTATTCATCTAAGAGAGCAAGCACAGGCTAATGCATAGCTGGTGCTCCCTTCACCAGGTTGAAGGCTCCAGCATTGAGCTGCAGCTGGACAGAAGGGTACCATTTTCTTCCTACAAAATTCTCTTCCAAGCCTTGTAATTATTTACAGCATTTTCTCGCCTCTCTCACAGCTTTTTGAGGGTGGGAGTTTACTAATTTACTTTGGGGTTGTCAACACTATGCCTGGACTAGAGTTGAAAAGAGAATACGGCCAACTTATAATTGGGTCTcaataaaatgtgttttgataTGTCTTCCAGGTTTGTTGGAAAGAATGTGCCTTAAAACCGCAATGTTCAAGGAGCACTCCACTGAGATTTTAGTGGAGTAAGAATACTGCCCTGCAGAATCTCTGACCTGTTTCCTTGTTTCAAAATCCAGAGATAATCATATTAATGTTTTGGCAAACTATTTTCCAGACAGATCTTTATGCATGTAAATCTGCACGTAAAATTGCAAATTCAtgaattcattttctgttttataaccTCCTTGTTTTcactctgtattatttcttggCAATTTTTCTGAGTCAATATCTATAGGTCTGTGCCACAATTTTAAAAGGATATGTAATATTCTGTTGGGTGGATGGGCTATACTGTATTTAACCAATGAagattgatggatatttaggttgtttataatgattttttcttaaaaatgaatctGAGGTAAGCATGGATCTGTAACACACACATGGTATGTGCATGCTCATACCATTTTTTCTAATGGTAGAATTGCTGGCTCAAAAGGTTTCAACTCATGTTAATCTCTGTTGAAGAGGAATTATAACACTTCCTCATAATCCTTAGACCAATAGGGTGGTTTAAAAATGACATGATTTACCCTTCATAAAAACACATATCTGGGctgggcatgcacctgtaatcccagcactttgggagcctgaggtggtggatcacttgaggtcaggagttggaaaccagcctggccaacatggtgaaaccccatctctactaaaatacaaaaattagtcaggtgtggtgacatacacctgtaattccaactactcaggaggctgaggcaggagaattgcttgaacctggcagacagaggttgcagtgagccaagatggtgccagtgcaccccagcctgggcaacatagtgagactctgccttaaaaaaaaaaaaaaaaaaaaaaaaaaaaaaactcacatacATATCTGAAGAATCTAATTTACAGTTTTGAAGCAAACTTTGGAAGATGTATTTAGTGGCTCTCTTGATTACACATTTGGGATTAGATGTAGAAATACTTTGTAAATCATGAAGTGCTATGTAAACTTCAATGATTCATTACTAGGGCTTTACAAAATATTTGCCATGTACACTTGTTTCTGgggcctttttatttattttataaataattcattaCATACAGGGGGAAAACCCAAAGATAGTGGCTTTGGACCTGGTTGTATAGCAGAATAAACTGAAGAAGTCATTCAGAAAATAAGTTGCAGGCCCTGGCCCCAGACGCCCTGAATCTCTGTGAGCAGGACCTGGGCACCCAGGTGATGTTGATGTGCAGTCTTTGTTTGGAGTTTCtactttaagattttatttttcctatcttcaattatttttctagCAGAACAGATAATGTTTTTAGCTTTTATTCATATCCccattatttttcatgtttagaaATTTCTGGCTCCTTTAAGTATGTTGTTAGAGGATTTGCTGAATGTCTATTGATTTTACCCTGATTTTGTAAAGCTTGTGAAGCCTTAAATATGGGTTCTTGGTCTGCTGTTCCCATCTGGTTTCTCACCATGGCAAGCCTATCCAATAGCCCTTGTTGTTTGTAACAATAAAGGGTGATTGAACTTGAAGTGATTGTACTTTTAAGACTTCAGATGTTATCACCAGATTAAAGTTACCTGTCTATTCTAGTAGCATGTCTGACTCCCTTTTTAGAATCTACTTATAAGAACTATTAGTTAAGAATAGTAGTTAAATTACATGGAAAAACTGGTTGGTAGACCAAAATTTGTATCTAATTTATTGTTTATTCACATGCTTATATACCATGAAGAGACTAAAGCTTTCTACTTGAGAACTGTCTTATCAAAGAGAAACATTATCTaggtaaacattttgttaaaaatcagtaacTCCTTCTTAATTAAACACTTTTAAAGGGGCTAAATTGGCCTTAAATTATCTCCTTGATCTTAATGTATgacatcagaaaaaataaaattgattttcttcGCATAAGAGCTTGTATATTTTCTGACTACCTGTTAAGGTTTTCCAACTTTGGAgcaaaattaacatttttggaTTTCTAGGTTTAGTGATATATAATAACATGTGTCTTGCAGCATTTAGTATGTTTATATTGTGGCTTTTAAGGCAAATAATTTCACATTTCTCTATTTAGGTTTTAACATTTACAACATTGGCTTTTTCCTTATTGAGGTTATTGTGGTTCTTTGTCAATAGCTGAGGCATGGAGAAGAAATGGTTAAGTACAGTTCAGCTTGAATCATATTCATCCTTTGGAATATGACATTGGACAGTGTAGAGGGCTGATTGTGGTAAAGTAAGAGCAGTGCTGAAGTCCTTTAGAGGAAGCATCAAAATTATTCAGGCCGGGGATGGTGAAGACCCAAACTAAGGCAGAGGAagtgagaatgaagaaaagctaGTCTAGAAATATTAAATCAAATCCACAGGATTTGGTGATTTGTTCGTTATCGGGATTTGAAAGGATTGAAAGGattgagggagaaggaagggtcTAGGTTAGCTCTCAGTGGAAATGATCAGTCTACAGCTAGGTATATGGGTTTAAAGCCAGAAAGGCACTCTGAGTTGGATGCATGATTAGTGTCATCACATTATAGGTGGGAGTTAAAATTGAATTTGTagaatttcaaaaacaaagtGGTAATGCAAAGAAGTCTAATTTGAGAGAATCTTATTTCTAACCTATTTGGGTTCACCAAACTGAAGTTCCCTTGAAGTAGGAAAGACTAGCTGATTTTCCCCCAAAAGTCTTCCAGGTTTCTTGGTTCTTAACTTCAAAGACTCTGAAACTTGTTATCAGCATGCTGACTTCATCTACCTTAGTGTTGAGACACATTAACTAGCTTGTGAGACTGATGTCTAAAATTCTCGGTTACAATTGAAAGTATAATTGTCACATAGTCTAGAATACTTGTG encodes:
- the LOC104657392 gene encoding m-AAA protease-interacting protein 1, mitochondrial, which produces MALAARLLPHLWHSRSLPCGAVRLRTPAAAEMRLPSARLCYLCRCRLGLGAALFPRSAWALAASALPAQGSRRPMLSRQGLPTAFASFPACPQRSYSTEEKPQQHQKTKMIVLGFSNPINWVRTRIKAFLIWAYFDKEFSIAEFSEGAKQAFAHVSKLLSQCKFDLLEELVAKEVLHVLKEKVTSLPDNHKNALAANIDEIVFTSTGDISIYYDEKGRKFVNILMCFWYLTSANIPSETLRGASIFQVKLGNQNVETKQLLSASYEFQREFTQGVKPDWTIARIEHSKLLE